GCCCTATTGAAGGCGTAAACTTCATCAGAAATAGAAAAGGAAATCTATCTGTGAAATATGTGAATTTTGGAAAAGCAGGGGTGAAGGTGAGTCCGCTTGCCTTAGGCTTAGGGTTCAGAGGTCAAGGCGACGCGAATGAAGCCCAAAGGCTCGTTGAACACGCCATTGATTCCGGTATCAATCTCATCGATTGTGCCAACATCTATGGACTGATGGACGATCGCGCCAACATCGGGCGTTCTGAGGAGATTCTCGGTAAAGCGATGCAGGGCAAACGCGATGACGTAGTAATTACGTCGAAGGTTTTCAGCCAGATCGGTCCAGGTCCGAACGATCAGGGGTTGTCGAGATACCATATCATGCGAGAGGTGGAACGTTCCTTGAAACGCCTCAACACTGACCATATTGATATCTACCTCATCCACGCCCCCGATGAAACGACGCCGCAGGAGGAGACGGTCCGCGCAATGGACGATCTCGTCCGTTCAGGCAAAGTGCGCTATATTGGCTGTTGTAATCATCAGGCGTGGCAGGCGTGTAAAGCACTCTGGATCGCCGATCGGATTAACGCAACGCCTTATATGTGTATTCAGAACATGTATAAC
This window of the Candidatus Poribacteria bacterium genome carries:
- a CDS encoding aldo/keto reductase; translation: MDSREVRGKGRGWRDFGESDSSRDRDCLYDNCVVCPIEGVNFIRNRKGNLSVKYVNFGKAGVKVSPLALGLGFRGQGDANEAQRLVEHAIDSGINLIDCANIYGLMDDRANIGRSEEILGKAMQGKRDDVVITSKVFSQIGPGPNDQGLSRYHIMREVERSLKRLNTDHIDIYLIHAPDETTPQEETVRAMDDLVRSGKVRYIGCCNHQAWQACKALWIADRINATPYMCIQNMYNLLNRDMETELFGLVREEGLGVMCYSPLAVGLLSGVYAPDEPPPAGTLWETRLREEFAQRMRGETGQVIRTLKRLAAELDKTPAQLAVAWVLSHPEVTVAISGSDTIEQLDDTLGGVGWELDAAVRQELDEVSSSFVRLIAPPA